In the Paramisgurnus dabryanus chromosome 5, PD_genome_1.1, whole genome shotgun sequence genome, one interval contains:
- the lrp13 gene encoding vitellogenin receptor Yl, giving the protein MCEFVLQSVAFWGILLLLKAECVLAAVGSEKVPLHCRFGLKPCKDGSDCVPYSHLCDGEDDCSDGSDEDECDSFCSIGQFQCAHGKKCIEQKQVCDGVAQCQDRSDEVNCLKQDESCDQRCDNNRCIPKSFICDGERDCVDGSDEDGCYDNHDDDDDDAEDDRSTEEEPTDESDGSEKANVTKTPLRCSYGSKLCRDGMDCFLYNHLCDGEEDCADGSDEDECSDECESGQFQCAHGKKCIERRQVCDGVAQCQDRSDEVNCFKQDESCDHRCDNNRCIPESFLCDGEKDCADGSDEDSCGVESCSAAEWKCNSGHCVSVSMRCDGHPDCRDHSDEENCAEPPPCSTQRRCPHSQECLLDEWMCDGETDCKDGTDEKNCTDSPVQCGDFQWSCSSKTQCIPQDWRCDGSDDCKDGSDESDCPPASCPPHLFQCGSSECVDLSQLCNGVNNCLDGSDEGGSCQTDKCSDKFKCAQDCHVTPTGPQCWCRIGYKPVDGALSCVDVDECASNPAACSHYCNNTEGSFKCSCSHGYVLEPDGRSCKITGEPYLLASVQSEVFLLGLRSSSLNVLLSSEKRFVVSLDFDWGNQRVYWTNLNTDSIKWMSLDQKSRGTIVKGMNADTLAVDWVARNLYWVDGVNSQINAVALDTNATRSFDRMVVILDRDLGQLRSLALLPQKGLMFWSETGDEAQIECAGMDGSDRRVLIKRSLRWPVSLTVDSLRNRIYWTDEKLKCIGSANLDGRDIKLLQLMETPSPFSVSVFNDMVYWSDTKRGTIQSAHKTSGKKHQVLLKRPGQPFGLKVIHPLLQVSVSNPCLNKRCSHLCVLAPEQMSACKCPSPLLLDEDGITCSKPKDSSFILFLSPSAIRQVFVQHRPSSTGLQKWPEHRQFHLLTRLKPTAFDLFLRDLTLYVSVANAVELFKMKDVALAPRGKRLQLYKDSISAFAVDWITLNLYWSSTRLPGLQVTSPDAHTSVLIHDAVTGIESITLHPPSGRLCFLNKHKDGEVNTVECAYMNGQNRSVVWRKSLKPTSLLLTDDGNKLFWADTGLGVIASVGIDGLGYKEIKTEGGLTAFGLVNKVPVWVTKTDNSSKCWFSDEQETSKLWFEVKTEIVALKALTKSIQKDTNLCSNGNGGCSHICLAFPGGMTCHCGHGHRLVNGTDCVLDPRCPEGTKPCLSKDICLPLNQFCNGVAECPDHSDEHCLQDKKVGLSPKAFRPGLSEDIIPENVDAETCNVKLCNGNGKCVSRDGATVCVCDGGYSGERCQDLLGGLAQGPVMYGVIGLCVAVVVLGITIGIIQKKRTRNRREGSQAVVEQETCLKELQGRSEVTSGKRSGKETEFSEENVTSVD; this is encoded by the exons ATGTGTGAGTTTGTATTGCAGAGTGTTGCATTTTGGGGGATCTTACTGCTCTTAAAAG CTGAATGTGTTCTGGCTGCTGTGGGTTCTGAGAAGGTTCCTCTGCACTGCAGGTTCGGTTTGAAACCCTGTAAGGACGGATCTGACTGTGTTCCTTACAGTCATCTATGTGATGGTGAAGATGACTGTTCTGATGGCTCGGATGAAGATGAATGTGATTCATTCTGCAGCATAG GTCAGTTTCAGTGTGCACATGGTAAGAAGTGTATTGAACAAAAGCAGGTGTGTGATGGAGTGGCTCAATGTCAAGATCGCTCTGATGAAGTCAACTGCCTCAAGCAGGACGAGAGCTGTGATCAACGCTGTGACAATAACCGTTGTATCCCAAAATCCTTTATATGTGATGGAGAAAGGGACTGTGTGGATGGCAGCGATGAAGACGGCTGTT ATGATaaccatgatgatgatgatgatgatgctgAAGATGACAGAAGTACAGAGGAGGAACCGACAGATGAGTCTGATGGTTCGGAGAAAGCCAATGTAACCAAAACCCCTCTGCGTTGTTCCTACGGTTCGAAGTTGTGTCGAGATGGGATGGACTGTTTTCTCTATAATCACTTGTGTGATGGAGAAGAGGATTGCGCGGATGGATCGGACGAGGACGAATGCTCGGACGAGTGTGAATCCG GTCAGTTTCAGTGTGCACATGGTAAGAAGTGTATCGAGCGAAGGCAGGTGTGCGATGGTGTGGCTCAATGTCAGGATCGCTCGGATGAAGTCAACTGCTTCAAGCAGGATGAGAGCTGTGATCATCGCTGTGACAACAACCGATGTATCCCAGAATCCTTTCTCTGCGATGGAGAAAAAGACTGTGCCGACGGCAGCGATGAAGACAGCTGTG GTGTGGAGAGCTGCAGCGCTGCAGAATGGAAATGCAATAGTGGTCACTGTGTCTCTGTCAGTATGCGATGTGATGGTCATCCAGACTGCAGAGATCATTCGGACGAAGAGAACTGTGCAGAACCTCCACCCTGCAGCACACAACGCCGCTGTCCACACAGTCAAGAGTGTCTGCTGGATGAGTGGATGTGTGACGGAGAAACAGACTGTAAAGATGGCACAGATGAAAAG AACTGTACAGATTCTCCAGTACAGTGTGGAGATTTCCAGTGGTCCTGCTCCTCTAAGACTCAGTGTATACCACAGGACTGGCGATGTGACGGATCTGACGACTGTAAGGATGGAAGTGATGAGTCCGACT GTCCACCTGCGTCCTGTCCTCCTCATCTGTTTCAGTGTGGAAGTTCTGAATGTGTGGATTTGTCTCAGCTTTGTAACGGAGTTAATAACTGTCTGGACGGTTCGGATGAGGGCGGATCCTGTCAGACGGATAAATGTTCAGATAAGTTCAAGTGTGCACAGGATTGTCACGTCACACCCACAGGCCCG CAATGTTGGTGTAGGATCGGCTATAAGCCTGTTGATGGCGCCCTGTCGTGTGTTGATGTCGATGAATGTGCGAGCAATCCAGCCGCCTGTTCACACTACTGTAACAACACTGAAGGCTCATTCAAGTGCTCTTGTAGTCACGGTTACGTTCTTGAACCTGACGGTCGTAGCTGTAAAATCACAG GCGAGCCGTACCTTCTGGCTTCGGTGCAGTCTGAGGTCTTCCTGCTGGGTCTGAGGAGCTCAAGTCTGAATGTTCTTCTGTCCTCCGAAAAGCGGTTTGTGGTCTCGCTCGACTTCGACTGGGGGAACCAAAGAGTCTACTGGACCAACCTCAACACCGACAGTATCAAATGGATGTCGCTGGATCAGAAGAGCAGAGGAACCATTGTTAAAG GTATGAATGCAGACACCCTGGCAGTGGATTGGGTGGCCAGAAACCTATACTGGGTCGATGGTGTAAACAGCCAGATAAACGCAGTGGCATTGGACACCAATGCCACCAGAAGCTTCGATCGCATGGTGGTGATTCTGGATCGAGATCTTGGCCAGCTTCGGTCTCTAGCTCTGCTCCCTCAGAAAGG TCTGATGTTCTGGTCAGAAACAGGGGATGAGGCTCAGATCGAATGTGCTGGAATGGATGGATCAGATAGACGAGTGTTGATCAAACGCTCTCTTCGATGGCCGGTCAGTTTGACTGTGGATTCCCTGCGTAACAGAATCTACTGGACGGATGAGAAACTCAAGTGCATTGGATCGGCCAATCTGGATGGACGAGATATTAAG CTCCTGCAGCTGATGGAGACGCCCAGTCCATTTTCTGTGTCTGTATTTAATGACATGGTGTACTGGTCTGATACCAAAAGAGGAACCATACAGAGTGCTCACAAAACCAGTGGCAAAAAGCACCAAGTCCTGCTTAAGCGGCCTGGGCAGCCGTTTGGTTTAAAA GTCATTCACCCGCTGTTACAGGTGAGCGTTTCAAACCCCTGTCTGAACAAACGCTGCTCTCATCTGTGCGTGTTGGCACCCGAGCAGATGAGCGCCTGTAAGTGTCCGTCTCCGCTCCTTCTGGATGAAGATGGAATCACGTGCtcaaaacccaaagactcgTCCTTCATACTGTTTCTATCTCCCTCTGCTATCAGACAG GTCTTTGTGCAGCACAGACCCAGCAGTACAGGCCTTCAGAAGTGGCCTGAACATCGCCAGTTTCACCTCCTAACCAGGCTCAAGCCAACCGCGTTTGACTTATTTTTGCGAGATCTTACCTTGTACGTGTCCGTTGCTAATGCCGTTGAGCTGTTTAAAATGAAAGACGTCGCGCTGGCGCCTCGTGGAAAACGTCTTCAGCTATATAAAGACTCGATCAGTGCGTTTGCAGTGGACTGGATCACATTAAATCTGTACTGGAGCAGCACAAGGCTGCCAGGCCTGCAGGTCACGTCACCAGACGCTCACACCAGCGTGTTAATCCATGATGCCGTCACTGGGATTGAATCGATCACATTGCACCCGCCAAGCGGACGGCTCTgctttttaaacaaacacaaggatGGTGAAGTAAATACGGTTGAGTGCGCATACATGAATGGACAGAACAGAAGTGTGGTGTGGAGGAAGTCACTAAAGCCAACTTCACTGCTGCTAACTGATGATGGGAATAAACTCTTCTGGGCTGACActg GTCTTGGTGTTATTGCTTCAGTTGGCATTGATGGTTTGGGATACaaggaaataaaaacagaaGGAGGATTAACAGCATTTGGCTTGGTTAACAAAGTCCCTGTTTGGGTTACTAAAACAG ATAATTCCAGTAAGTGCTGGTTCAGTGATGAACAGGAGACCAGTAAGCTGTGGTTTGAAGTGAAAACTGAGATAGTCGCTCTAAAAGCACTGACCAAATCGATCCAAAAAG ACACTAATCTCTGTTCAAATGGTAATGGAGGATGCAGTCACATCTGTCTAGCGTTTCCAGGAGGAATGACCTGTCATTGCGGCCACGGCCACCGTCTGGTTAATGGTACAGACTGTGTCCTGGATCCTCGATGTCCTGAAGGCACCAAACCTTGCTTGAGTAAAGACATCTGTCTACCACTGAATCAGTTCTGCAACGGAGTCGCTGAATGTCCGGATCATTCTGATGAGCACT GTCTCCAAGATAAGAAGGTTGGACTCAGTCCTAAAGCGTTTCGTCCAGGCCTGAGTGAAGACATAATACCGGAGAATGTGGATGCAGAGACGTGCAACGTTAAACTTTGTAACGGGAACGGAAAATGTGTGAGCCGGGATGGAGCGacggtgtgtgtttgtgatggGGGTTATAGTGGAGAACGCTGTCAGGATTTGTTGGGTGGTCTTGCACAGGGACCGGTTATGTACGGTGTAATCGGGCTGTGTGTTGCTGTAGTCGTACTGGGTATTACCATTGGGATCATTCAGAAGAAAAGGACCAGAAATCGAAG GGAAGGATCACAGGCAGTGGTCGAGCAGGAAACGTGCTTAAAGGAACTACAAGGAAGATCAGAGGTGACTTCAGGAAAACGAAGTGGGAAAGAGACTGAATTTTCAGAG GAGAATGTAACATCTGTGGATTAG
- the LOC135732712 gene encoding uncharacterized protein isoform X1, producing the protein MNRNMENFSTLFAVVSGVSGVYLCYSLYTSHTLFQTNTVFDGRKALPGSVYLMIRYIHQSLRKKRGQVRKINDTNHELVFTLINCRYDVVSLRKFCSLVGYGWDYPDSVFRDVPLCYPQFLFRRLISMIVCSDKFRLSPQGLLSVRQKVIVPEAVDELKKGPFMLQAQILEYRAVNAGVEVDLSLKASRDQQLIWSSTLTLLSPNGTYKPHAHPDTEGTHDLTSLRSINCAVPWITGVKCAWVFGDFCSLSASLLGFTRLTVPSLWMFARCMAEIEKQKGVEVVRAPLTVSVQYMKPLSLPNQVTIIFSDITDTEPSTTSAFSLVDNRTRNLYISGKIRRQST; encoded by the exons ATGAACAGAAATATGGAGAACTTTAGCACACTGTTTGCTGTTGTGTCAGGCGTGTCTGGGGTTTATCTTTGTTATTCGCTTTACACTTCTCACACATTATTTCAAACAAACACAGTGTTTGACGGAAGAAAAGCTCTGCCAGGATCAGTTTACCTCATGATCAGATACATTCATCAGTCTCTCCGCAAAAAGAGAGGACAGGTGAGAAAAATCAACGACACAAACCACGAGCTTGTTTTCACTTTGATTAACTGCAG gTATGATGTGGTGTCTTTGAGGAAGTTCTGCAGTCTTGTAGGTTATGGTTGGGATTATCCTGACAGTGTTTTCAGAGATGTGCCCTTGTGTTACCCTCAGTTTCTCTTCAGAAGATTGATCAGTATGATTGTGTGCTCAGATAAGTTCAGACTCAGTCCCCAGG GTCTGTTGAGTGTCCGTCAAAAGGTGATTGTACCCGAGGCAGTAGATGAGCTGAAGAAAGGTCCGTTTATGCTTCAGGCTCAAATATTGGAGTATCGGGCTGTTAATGCAGGTGTGGAGGTGGATCTTTCTTTAAAAGCATCCAGAGATCAGCAGCTTATATGGAGCAGCACACTGACTCTCCTCTCTCCTAACGGCACATACAAACCCCATGCTCATCCTGACACGGAGGGCACACACG ATCTGACCTCATTGAGGTCCATCAATTGCGCTGTTCCCTGGATCACAGGTGTAAAGTGTGCCTGGGTGTTTGGTGACTTCTGCTCACTCTCTGCATCTCTTTTGGGCTTCACACGCCTCACGGTCCCCTCGCTGTGGATGTTCGCCAGGTGCATGGCAGAGATAGAAAAACAGAAAG GAGTTGAAGTGGTACGAGCTCCTCTGACTGTATCTGTTCAATACATGAAGCCTCTGTCTTTACCGAATCAAGTCACCATTATATTCAGTGATATCACAGACACTGAACCATCAACGACATCAGCGTTTTCACTGGTGGACAACCGGACCAGAAACCTGTACATCTCAGGAAAGATTCGAAGACAATCAACATGA
- the LOC135732712 gene encoding uncharacterized protein isoform X2 yields the protein MIVCSDKFRLSPQGLLSVRQKVIVPEAVDELKKGPFMLQAQILEYRAVNAGVEVDLSLKASRDQQLIWSSTLTLLSPNGTYKPHAHPDTEGTHDLTSLRSINCAVPWITGVKCAWVFGDFCSLSASLLGFTRLTVPSLWMFARCMAEIEKQKGVEVVRAPLTVSVQYMKPLSLPNQVTIIFSDITDTEPSTTSAFSLVDNRTRNLYISGKIRRQST from the exons ATGATTGTGTGCTCAGATAAGTTCAGACTCAGTCCCCAGG GTCTGTTGAGTGTCCGTCAAAAGGTGATTGTACCCGAGGCAGTAGATGAGCTGAAGAAAGGTCCGTTTATGCTTCAGGCTCAAATATTGGAGTATCGGGCTGTTAATGCAGGTGTGGAGGTGGATCTTTCTTTAAAAGCATCCAGAGATCAGCAGCTTATATGGAGCAGCACACTGACTCTCCTCTCTCCTAACGGCACATACAAACCCCATGCTCATCCTGACACGGAGGGCACACACG ATCTGACCTCATTGAGGTCCATCAATTGCGCTGTTCCCTGGATCACAGGTGTAAAGTGTGCCTGGGTGTTTGGTGACTTCTGCTCACTCTCTGCATCTCTTTTGGGCTTCACACGCCTCACGGTCCCCTCGCTGTGGATGTTCGCCAGGTGCATGGCAGAGATAGAAAAACAGAAAG GAGTTGAAGTGGTACGAGCTCCTCTGACTGTATCTGTTCAATACATGAAGCCTCTGTCTTTACCGAATCAAGTCACCATTATATTCAGTGATATCACAGACACTGAACCATCAACGACATCAGCGTTTTCACTGGTGGACAACCGGACCAGAAACCTGTACATCTCAGGAAAGATTCGAAGACAATCAACATGA